The window GGCAGTCCCTTTTTTTGGGGATCGCTCGCGAAAATCATAAGCCCACTTTCCTTTTTTAGGAAAATAAAGAACCGCAAATCCACCTCCAAATAAACCTGTGGAATGAGGTCGTAAGACAGAGATGGCAAAACTGGCAGCGGAAAACACATCCACTACGTTCCCACCCTTCTTCCAAACTTCCACTCCCGCTTGGGAAGCCAAAGGGTGATCGGTGGCGATCATAAATTCTCGGCCTACGAGTTCGTATCGATCTCGTTTTTCAACTGATCCTTGGACTTGAGGGAAAATTGGTTCTGAAACAAAGGATCTCTCTTTTGGATCGAAAAGTGTGTGAATCGTTTCACAACTACCAACGAGTAAAGGCAGAAGAAAGAAAAAACAAAAAAGAAAAGCCCTTCTTTTTGTCCCGATCAATCGAAAATCCCCATTTGCATTTTTGCTTCTTCGCTTGCCATCTGACGCGGATCCCATTTGGGGTTCCAAACCACATGGACAATGATTTCCGAAATTCCATCCACTCGTAAGGCATGGTTTTCTATGTCTTGTTTCATTTGGGGACCTGCGGGACAGGCCAGCGAGGTATATGTCATTGTTACTTCTGCTGTTTCACCAACAACTTTCACGTCATATATCAAACCAAGTTCCACTAGGGAGATTCCAATCTCTGGATCTTCGACGGAACGGATGCTATGGAAGACTTCCCACTCTTTTTCTGTTTCTGGGTCTCTGATCATTTTTTCACCTCGATGATTTTTTCTAAAGTTTGCCAAGGCAAAAGGGCACAACGATGACGACTGGAATGTGTTTTCACTATCCTTAAAAAAGATATCTCCTCTAAATCACCAAACAAGGAAGATTCATTC of the Leptospira biflexa serovar Patoc strain 'Patoc 1 (Paris)' genome contains:
- a CDS encoding metal-sulfur cluster assembly factor, which gives rise to MIRDPETEKEWEVFHSIRSVEDPEIGISLVELGLIYDVKVVGETAEVTMTYTSLACPAGPQMKQDIENHALRVDGISEIIVHVVWNPKWDPRQMASEEAKMQMGIFD